From one Candidatus Methylomirabilota bacterium genomic stretch:
- a CDS encoding glucose 1-dehydrogenase codes for MSSNVVLITGALTGIGRATALAFAHEGARIIVSGRRDEAGQALATELRALGAEADYVRADVRREDDVRSLVDQTVARFGRLDVAVNNAGTEGQPGPVTEQSADSYVATFETNVLGTLLSLKHELRVMLAQGHGNIVNLSSVLGRVGVPGGSVYSASKHAVEGLTKSAALEAVAFGVRVNAVAPGPVETEMLNRFTGSVDRKAGLVAGVPAKRAGTPEEIAQTIVFLASDKAPFITGQSIAVDGGKLA; via the coding sequence ATGAGTTCCAACGTTGTCTTGATCACAGGCGCCCTCACAGGCATTGGACGTGCCACAGCGTTAGCCTTCGCTCATGAAGGCGCGCGCATCATCGTCTCCGGACGACGCGACGAAGCTGGCCAAGCATTGGCCACTGAGCTGCGTGCCCTCGGCGCGGAGGCTGACTACGTGCGCGCCGATGTGCGCCGCGAGGACGACGTGCGCAGCCTTGTCGATCAGACCGTCGCGCGCTTTGGCCGCCTGGACGTGGCCGTCAACAACGCCGGTACCGAAGGCCAGCCCGGCCCGGTGACTGAACAGTCCGCCGACAGCTACGTGGCCACCTTCGAGACCAACGTGCTCGGCACGCTGCTGAGCCTGAAGCATGAGCTGCGCGTGATGCTGGCCCAAGGGCACGGCAACATCGTCAACCTGTCTTCTGTCCTGGGCCGGGTCGGTGTGCCGGGCGGGTCCGTGTACTCGGCCAGCAAGCACGCGGTCGAAGGGCTGACGAAGTCAGCGGCGCTCGAAGCGGTGGCGTTCGGCGTACGCGTCAACGCGGTCGCCCCTGGTCCGGTCGAGACCGAGATGCTGAACCGCTTCACCGGCAGTGTCGACAGGAAGGCCGGCTTGGTCGCGGGAGTGCCAGCCAAACGCGCAGGGACGCCCGAAGAGATCGCCCAGACCATCGTGTTTCTTGCATCCGACAAGGCGCCTTTCATCACGGGTCAGTCCATCGCCGTCGACGGCGGCAAATTAGCCTAG
- the trxA gene encoding thioredoxin — MPETLHLTEQNFDEALVANQGLLMLDFWAEWCGPCRMIAPVLEELADASEGRVTLMKINVDENPGLAARLDIRSIPTILFVKDGAVVDRVIGAVPKAALQNIVNARA; from the coding sequence ATGCCCGAGACACTCCATCTGACCGAGCAGAACTTCGACGAGGCGCTGGTTGCGAACCAGGGTCTTCTCATGCTGGACTTCTGGGCCGAGTGGTGTGGGCCGTGCCGGATGATCGCGCCGGTTCTCGAGGAGCTGGCCGACGCCTCGGAAGGCCGGGTGACGCTGATGAAGATCAACGTCGACGAGAACCCGGGGCTGGCGGCTCGGTTAGACATCCGGTCGATCCCGACGATCCTGTTCGTCAAGGACGGCGCGGTCGTCGACAGGGTCATCGGCGCGGTGCCGAAGGCCGCGCTGCAGAACATCGTCAACGCGCGAGCCTGA